Proteins found in one Bacteroidetes bacterium GWF2_43_63 genomic segment:
- a CDS encoding phosphonate ABC transporter ATP-binding protein, whose protein sequence is MDEIQEVTQPAKEVKNLVSIENAGVRHGDNVILENVSFNIGAGEFVYFLGRTGSGKSSVMKMLYADLPFEGAVGNVLGYDLTKIRTREIPHLRRKMGMVFQDFQLLTDRNVRENLLFVLQATGWKDREAMDSRIDSVLASVGLENKKDKMPHQLSGGEQQKVVIARALLNDPELLLVDEPTGNLDPQSSEEVLNTLVELKKSGKAIVMATHDMLVMEKYPSRILWFADGKVTDNKE, encoded by the coding sequence ATGGACGAAATTCAGGAAGTGACGCAGCCCGCAAAGGAAGTAAAGAATCTTGTTTCCATCGAAAACGCCGGTGTACGCCATGGCGACAATGTGATTCTTGAAAACGTTTCATTCAACATTGGGGCGGGAGAGTTCGTCTATTTTCTGGGCCGCACGGGCTCCGGCAAATCGAGTGTTATGAAAATGCTTTATGCGGATCTGCCTTTCGAAGGCGCTGTTGGAAACGTGCTGGGTTATGACCTTACAAAAATCCGTACACGCGAAATCCCGCATCTGAGGCGGAAAATGGGCATGGTCTTTCAGGATTTTCAATTACTGACCGACAGGAATGTGAGAGAGAATCTGTTGTTTGTGTTGCAGGCCACCGGCTGGAAAGATCGTGAAGCTATGGATTCGCGCATCGACAGCGTGCTTGCGAGCGTCGGTCTTGAAAACAAAAAAGACAAAATGCCGCATCAGCTCTCTGGCGGCGAGCAACAGAAAGTTGTGATTGCACGCGCCTTGCTCAACGATCCAGAATTGCTGCTCGTGGATGAACCCACAGGAAACCTCGATCCACAGTCGTCAGAAGAAGTGTTGAACACGCTTGTTGAATTAAAAAAATCTGGCAAAGCCATTGTCATGGCCACACACGATATGCTCGTCATGGAAAAATATCCTTCCAGAATTCTCTGGTTCGCCGACGGAAAAGTTACGGATAATAAAGAGTAG
- a CDS encoding ABC transporter ATP-binding protein has translation MESVLTTTSLSKQFGKLNAVSNLSLDVRKGCVYGILGPNGSGKTTTLGILLDVVPQTSGSFKWFGQEPSYQLRKRIGSILETPNFYGYLSAEKNLRISADIKEVPYSDIERVLKIVNLFDRKNDKFKYYSLGMKQRLSIAAALLGNPEVLILDEPTNGLDPQGIYEIRELIQNASAQGLTIIMASHMLDEVEKICTDVAIIKKGELLVQGRVSELLGSGYIVEVQAANMDSLHNALKELNTVTDVKKELDKFIVTFSSEISNENINKFLFEKGIILTHLASKRKNLEMQFLEITN, from the coding sequence ATGGAATCAGTATTAACCACCACCAGTTTATCAAAGCAATTTGGGAAACTGAATGCAGTCAGCAATCTGTCGCTGGACGTCCGGAAGGGTTGTGTTTACGGCATTCTCGGCCCCAATGGCAGTGGCAAAACCACTACGCTTGGCATCTTGCTCGATGTCGTTCCGCAAACCTCCGGAAGCTTTAAATGGTTCGGTCAGGAACCTTCGTATCAATTGCGGAAAAGAATCGGCTCAATTCTCGAAACGCCCAATTTCTACGGCTATCTCTCTGCTGAAAAAAATCTAAGAATCTCTGCCGACATCAAAGAAGTTCCCTATTCGGACATCGAAAGGGTTTTGAAAATTGTGAATCTTTTCGACCGGAAAAACGACAAGTTTAAATATTATTCACTCGGGATGAAACAACGCCTTTCGATTGCTGCAGCGCTGCTTGGCAATCCCGAGGTCCTTATTCTGGATGAACCAACCAATGGCCTCGACCCGCAGGGAATCTACGAAATCAGGGAGCTGATTCAGAATGCATCGGCCCAGGGACTCACCATCATTATGGCCAGCCACATGCTGGATGAAGTTGAAAAAATCTGCACCGATGTGGCAATTATTAAAAAAGGTGAATTACTTGTTCAGGGCCGGGTGTCCGAATTACTCGGCAGCGGTTATATTGTAGAGGTACAGGCTGCCAACATGGATTCTTTGCACAATGCGCTTAAAGAGCTGAACACAGTTACTGATGTCAAAAAGGAACTGGATAAATTTATTGTGACGTTTTCGTCTGAAATTTCAAATGAGAACATTAATAAATTCCTTTTTGAAAAAGGAATCATACTGACTCACCTCGCCAGTAAACGGAAAAACCTTGAAATGCAGTTTTTGGAAATCACAAATTAA